Proteins encoded within one genomic window of Epinephelus lanceolatus isolate andai-2023 chromosome 9, ASM4190304v1, whole genome shotgun sequence:
- the LOC117252243 gene encoding alpha-N-acetylneuraminate alpha-2,8-sialyltransferase ST8SIA3-like, producing MVRIAKALGLVILCVAVLILSLISYVSLRKDSLFTSSKYYMGGPRIMFHAGFRSQFAMNFLDPSFIPLTNALNEELQGKPSKWKFNKTAFYQQRKDIFSYIDIPTNFSLTKNSVRVGQLMHFDYSSHKYVFSISNNLKSLLPDTSPIHNKHYSMCAVVGNSGILTGSHCGPEIDQADFVFRCNFAPTEVYSKDVGKKTNLTTFNPSILERYYNNLLTIQDRNNFFLNLKKLEGAILWIPAFFLHTSATVTRTLVDFFVEHKGQLKVELAWPGNIMHDVNKYWKTKNLSPKRLSTGILMYTLASAMCDEIHLYGFWPFGWDPNTGKDLPYHYYDKKGTKFTTKWQETHQLPSEFKLLYKLHREGVIRLSLTHCS from the exons ATGGTCCGCATCGCCAAGGCCCTAGGTTTGGTTATTCTGTGCGTCGCTGTGCTCATCCTGTCCCTCATTAGCTATGTGTCCCTGAGAAAAGACAGCCTCTTTACCTCCTCCAAATATTACATGGGGGGTCCGAGGATTATGTTTCACGCTGGATTTCG GTCTCAGTTTGCCATGAACTTCCTGGACCCCTCTTTCATCCCCTTAACGAACGCCCTGAATGAGGAGCTCCAAGGAAAACCGTCCAAATGGAAGTTCAACAAGACGGCTTTTTATCAGCAGAG gaAAGATATCTTCAGCTACATCGACATTCCCACCAACTTCTCCCTCACAAAGAACAGCGTACGTGTTGGCCAGCTGATGCACTTTGACTACTCCAGCCACAAGTACGTCTTCTCCATCAGCAACAACTTAAAATCCCTGCTCCCCGACACCTCACCAATCCACAACAAGCATTATTCCATGTGTGCCGTGGTGGGCAACAGCGGCATCCTGACAGGAAGCCACTGCGGCCCAGAGATCGACCAGGCCGACTTTGTCTTCCGCTGCAACTTCGCCCCCACGGAGGTCTACTCCAAGGATGTGGGCAAGAAGACCAACCTGACCACCTTTAACCCCAGCATCCTGGAGAGGTACTACAATAACCTGCTGACCATTCAGGACAGAAATAATTTCTTCCTCAACCTGAAGAAGCTGGAGGGAGCCATCCTGTGGATCCCTGCCTTCTTCCTTCATACCTCAGCCACAGTAACCAGGACCCTGGTGGACTTCTTTGTGGAGCACAAGGGACAACTGAAGGTCGAACTGGCCTGGCCGGGAAACATCATGCACGATGTCAACAA GTACTGGAAGACTAAAAACCTCTCCCCCAAGCGTCTCAGCACTGGGATCCTCATGTACACACTGGCCTCCGCCATGTGTGACGAGATCCACCTCTACGGCTTCTGGCCCTTCGGCTGGGACCCCAACACGGGCAAGGATCTGCCTTACCACTACTACGACAAGAAAGGGACCAAATTCACCACCAAGTGGCAAGAGACCCACCAGCTGCCTAGCGAGTTCAAGCTGCTCTACAAGCTGCACAGGGAAGGCGTGATCAGACTCAGCCTGACGCACTGCTCTTAG
- the LOC117253177 gene encoding cyclin-G2-like codes for MRDLQAIDSLLLKELKSCRAQEHNFLPREAGLKLMESASTENHSGVSAKCRNTRVEELWGLTSFFGYNTQTFVQAVNLLDRFLTIMKVQPKHLPCIGVCCLHIAAKVVEEEKNISPTHELIRISQSKFTVSDLCRMEKIVSQKLSVQPEAVTALTFLHLYYSAFTSLSAGREEIPSIGRLEAQLKACLCRLVFSKAKPSVLALSLIAQEFEAHQSITLLKIVQQFQRHLKISDSELLHWKELVAKCMTEYCSSECNKPDNKKLVWIISRRTAQNLQANHFSVPGLPTIPEGSWDESESEDSCEDMSCGEDSPCGSPGSDGEGSFFPSAFLNRKK; via the exons ATGAGGGATCTTCAAGCCATTGACAGCTTGCTCCTGAAAGAGCTGAAGTCATGTCGTGCACAAGAGCACAACTTTCTTCCCAGAGAGGCTGGCTTGAAGCTGATGGAGTCGGCATCCACAGAG AATCACAGTGGAGTGTCTGCGAAATGCAGAAACACCAGAGTGGAGGAACTGTGGGGCCTGACCAGTTTCTTTGGCTACAACACCCAGACGTTTGTTCAAGCTGTCAATTTGCTCGATAGATTCCTCACCATCATGAAG GTGCAGCCCAAACACTTGCCCTGTATTGGAGTCTGCTGTCTTCACATTGCAGCCAAAGTGGTTGAGGAAGAGAAAAATATCTCACCCACCCATGAACTCATTCGCATCAGCCAAAGCAAGTTCACCGTGTCAGACCTCTGTCGCATGGAGAAGATCGTTTCACAAAAGCTCAGCGTGCAGCCTGAAGCAGTGACAGCCTTAACGTTTCTACACCTCTACTACTCAGCCTTCACATCCCTGTCTGCTGGAAG GGAGGAGATCCCAAGCATTGGGAGACTGGAAGCCCAGCTAAAAGCCTGCTTATGCCGGCTTGTTTTCTCTAAGGCAAAA CCATCAGTGCTGGCACTGTCCCTCATTGCTCAGGAGTTTGAAGCCCACCAGTCCATCACCTTGTTGAAGATTGTACAGCAATTCCAAAGACACCTGAAG ATCAGCGACAGTGAGCTCCTTCACTGGAAGGAACTTGTGGCCAAATGCATGACTGAATACTGCTCAAGTGAATGTAACAAACCAGACAACAAAAAGCTTGTATGGATCATTTCCAGAAGAACTGCACAGAATCTTCAGGCCAATCACTTCAGTGTGCCCGGCCTGCCAACTATTCCCGAGGGGAGCTGGGACGAGAGTGAGAG CGAGGACTCCTGCGAAGACATGAGCTGTGGAGAAGACAGCCCCTGCGGTTCGCCAGGAAGTGACGGCGAAGGATCCTTCTTCCCCTCCGCCTTTCTCAACCGCAAAAAGTGA